ACAAAAGTAGAGGCACAAAGCGCCTCTACTTTTGACGATTTATCCAAATACCTCTTAATCCAGCTGCTTTTGCCGCTTGATAATCGTCTGCAATACTGTCCCCAATGTGCCATGCGGCTGTTGGTGGACAGTTATGTTTTTCTAAAGCAATAGTAAAAATTTTGGGATCGGGTTTGGCTGCGCCTGCTTGCGTAGAAATGGTAATGGAACTAAAAAAGTCTCTCAGTTCCAAAGCCTGCAATACAGAGTAGATGCGGGAATCAAAGTTCGATATTATCCCCAGTTCAATCCCCATCTTTTGCCAGTTTGTTAAAGATGGTAAAACATCAGCATAGACAAACCACGGCTCAGCTGTGCCAAAATGGATGTAAACTTCGCTAAAAAAAGCCGAAAAATCAGAAAATTTCTCTAGAACACCTGCTTTTTGAAAAGTATCGGAGGCAATGCGAAGCCACCACTCAAACTCCCACTGCGGGATATCTTGTTCTTGGGCATTTGCAAACACAGGTGGTGGTGCGGCTTTAAAACTCTGGATGAATGTTTTATTCAAAGTTTCGGCAGAGACTTCGACACCAAACTCCTGGGCAATTTGGCTATAAACTTCACCTACACTGCCTTTGACGCCGAAGAGAGTGCCAACTGCATCTAAAAAAATAACTTTCGGTCGTTCCATCAACCTATGACTATTTTGGATTTTAGATTTTGAAGAAATAATATATTCGGTGTAAAGCGTCATGTCTAACGACAAGACGATAAGCATGTTTTCAAGCTAATCATCTCACAGATCCAAACCTGGAGTTACATATGCAAAGCCCAAAGTATGATTTTTTTTATCCGCACAAACAGACTGAGTTTGTCTAGCCGAAGTAGCACGCTTTTGGGAATTTCACCCGTTATTGTGACTACTGTTCACCTTTAATACCAAAGAGGGATAAGTAGTATTATTTGAGATTGCTGGAATATCTTTTTGGTAAAGACTCTGAATCCAAAATCTAAAATCCAAAATTAGTATCAAGGGTGTTAGGCAGTTTGAAAACAGACGCTTAATACACCATCTATTATTGTGATAATGTCTCTATAATAGGACGAGCTAGCCAGTTAAAACCTACTTTGAGTTTATGATCTAAAGTTGGCATTCGATACAAATAAGCTAGACGACGGGCGATATAAGCCAAAGAACCTTCTAATTTGATCCCTAAACCAGTCAGAGTTGCGTTGTCTGTCCCCAACGTCATCATCTCACCTAAGTATTGGTAGCGGAATGGAATTAGAGGACGACGAGTCAGACTTGCCCAAATATTCCAAGCTACATAATCGGCTTGTTGAAAAGCTGCTTGGGCAGTAGCGGGGACTAGTTGTCCTTCCGCATCGCGACATTCTGCTAAATCTCCCAATGCAAAAATTTCTGGATGATCCAAGACTTGGAGGGTTGGTGTAGTCGTAATTTGACCACGTTGATTTTGCTTAAAAGGCAGATTGCGGACTACAGGTGAGACTCGCGTTCCCACTGTCCAAATTACCAAATCCACAGGAATAATATCTACTTGACCCTTATATTCCAGGGAAATCGTATCTTGGGCGATCGCTTCTACCTTGGTCTCTAAGTCAATAAATATACCTCGTTCTTCTAATGCCTTTCTAGCTGCTTCGCGATTAAACTCTGGCGAGGTTCGCAAAATTTGATCAGTAAGTTCTATTAACCGAAAGCGTCCTCTTGACCCCAGCCTGTCTGCTAGTTTACATGCTAGCTCTACACCACTGTAACCACCACCAACAATTGCCACACGAATTTTGTCACTATCAGACTCTTCCAACACTCGCAAGCGCTCTTCTAAGCGGTATGTATCAGCAATTGTACGGAAAGGATAAGCATAAGAAGTTGCACCAGGTACAATATCCAAAGGTGTTTCGCCACCCAGCGCCAAAACTAGGCGATCATAGCCAATTTCCGGTCCATCTTGTAAATATACTCTTTGCTGTTGTGTGTCAATTCCCGACACAGCAGCTTGATAAAAACGTACCCCCGTATCTGTTAATAATTCTGTAAACGGAGGGGCAATTTCCCAAGTTTGCAATTCACCAGTTAGCAATTCGTAAAGCAGGGGAGAGAAAACAAAGCGATCGCTTTGATCTACCAAAACTATTTCCGGCTTGGGTAAAGACTCCCAAGGTAACTGACTCAGCCTCAAAACTGTGTAGAGGCCACCAAAGCCTCCACCCAGTATACAGATTCTTGTTTTATGTTCGCTCATGTGTATAATGGGCTATGCATCCCAGTAGGGCAACTTCTATCAGTTTAATAATTTATTCCAGGATTTTTCTTAATAAACAGTATTAAATTCAATAGGCGGTTTGTGGCAATCACAAACCGCCTTCTATTTCTTTGTATCTTGGTGCTGGTGGTGAAAAAATAAATTTTATTAAACCACTAAGGCACTAAGACACCAAGACAATTTATGGAATGCGTTATAGCAATTAATTACCACCAGAAGTTACAGCTTTGTAATGTTGGGCAGTAACTTCGCCTTTAGCGTGCCATTTACCGTCAGAACCTTTCTCATATTGATTTTTCACACTGTTCCAAGCAACTTGACGAGCGCCCTCTTCACTCATACCATCACTTTGGGCAGCTTTGAAAGCAGCAGCGAAAATTTGTTGAGCTTCTTGAGGCAATTCTCCTTTAATTTCTTCAGTTAAAATCCCAGCATTGTTATTTTTAATTGATTCTGGTGATTCTTCAACGTTATTATTTGTATTTTCTGATTGGTTTACGTTAATATCAGTCATCATTCCACTCCGAATTACTTTATCTCAAATTAGTCTTGATATTCATCGTAAAAACCGTAAGAGCGATTCTCCTCTTTCTACAAGCATATATTTGGCTTAACCCGGAGTAATAATTTGTGTCTAATGTGAATTAATTATTGTTTTTAGAGAAGAAACACGAATATTAAGACTAAATCCACATGAATAATCCATCTGTGTGCATCGGTGTACGCTACGGAAAGCCAATGAGCGTGTCTACGATTCATCAAAAATATCGCGGTTTACGAGCAAATTTAGTAGAGGGAAAAACGAACACAGATGAACACCGATAAACACCGATAAATGCCATACCACTAGATCAATTGAAGTAAGCTTGATAAATTACTTTGCAGAGGTGGACGTAGACAGATATAAAGTAATGACCCGAATAAAGGTAAGAGTGCCACCATCCTGAAAATACGAGTATCTTTAATTCCTCTGCGTGCCATATCATCATCAAATAAATCAGTCAGAGGAAATGTCAGGCACATTAAACAAAAATCTAAGCTAATCAGATGTACAAAATGTACAGTTTGAAATTGATAAATGTAATCTTGCCAATTGCCAGCTATAATTGCATAAATTAGTAAGCTAATAGTAGTTACTAAAAGAAAAATTCCTGTGGAACGCCGATCAAAAAAGTCTAGCGATTTATCTTTTTGACCATCAAATTCTTGATGAGGTTTTCGCAAAATTAGGTAAGGCAAAAGACAAATGACACCAGTAAAATTTGCACCAATAAAATAGGGCCAAGCACGCAAGTTTTGCATTCTGCCATCAGCAAACATCAGACAGCCATAAATCATCGGCCAGACACCCATTAGCCAAAATATTGTTGGGATAATGGCATTGAGTTGTCCGTATTGGAATGTCAACAGTTTGACTACCAAAGGTAGGGTATCTGGTTGATCTAGGGGGGCTAACCATATAGTGTAAGCAGTAAAACCTAGCCAGATGATCGCCAGAATGATTTTTCTCACAGCCATAGCATTACACTTCGGAGGTGAAACTACCATGTAACCCATAGGGGATATGGTGTTTGAGGTGGAGACGGGCGATCGCACCTTTTTCTAGATTTTTTCCATCTAAAATTACTACGTCACTGCAGTGAGAAGTGGCATCGTAGACTAGGGTTAGTACCCAGCCATCATCTTCAGCCCCTTTTGTCGGAGTGCAAGGTACAAACACAGGTTCACCAACAAATCCTTTAGGTGCAGCACTCCAAAATTGCTGTTCGCCAAACTCCGGATCGACTTTGATGATCGCTTGCTGAGGTGCATCGCTTTCTAGCTGATGGGCAGCTGCTAAGTACACACAATGATAAGGTTTACCTATAGATGCAGGATTGATAAAGGGAAATTCATTAGCACGCTGATGAATTAAGTGTCGGTGGGATGTGGAAGTTTGTAAATTGAGGTGAAAACGCCAGAGTTGCCCGGGAGGACGACTATCAAAGTCAATTTCTTCGTAATTGAGGTTATGGTCAATGGCGAGAAAGCTTTCATAGCAAATTGAGTCTACAATAATTTCGTTGCCTTGCTCGAAGGCGTTAGCGTGGTGAAAAACAAAACAGGGGTCTGTGTCAATGACTTGGGCTTCTTGAGTGGGGTTACGGGGAATAATCCAGATTTTTGTGGGGCGATCGCGCTCAAATTTGATACATTCTGCTGCACCCCGAAAACCCAGGATGTAGGGTAGCGGGTTGAAGGAAAGGGGGTTTTGAAAGAATAGGCAATATTGAGGCGTGATGGCAAAGTCGTGGATAAAGGCAAAGCCGGGAATTTTATGATCGTGTTGTTGGACTACTTTGCCTGTTAAGTCTAATTCATAAACGCTAATTGTTGTCAGTGGCCCTGGTTTAATGGCAAAGTTGACTAAACGGGGTTCCCGATTTTCATCACCTGGATCAATCTTGGGATGGGCTGCAAAGGGAGAATTTTTATGTAACACACCATCAAGGGTTTCTATCCCGAAAGTGTGCAGTGTCTTGGGATCTAGACGATAGGGATGGGAAGCTTCCCATAGTGCTAGCAGTTTTTCACCCCAATAAATTACATTGGTGTTAGCAACGTTTTTCTTTCGCAAGTCAAAAGCATTTGCTAGCCAACCTCCTGGTTTCTGTGTACCAAACACCCCCCGATATAGCATTCGTCCTGCTAAGCCTTCAGCACAGTAAGCTTCGGTACGGACAAAGCGATTACGAAAATAGGCGCGTCCGTTGGAGAATGAGATCGCACACACCATGCCATCGCCATCAAATGGATGATGCAGACGCCTACCAAAAACATCTAGTAGTCCGGGGCCATTACGAAACAAGGTGCCGTTGAGATTGGTGGGAATTTCTCCTTCTACATCTTTAATGGGATATGCGAATTCTTGCTTAAGGGAACGATTACCTCCCCGCCAGTCTTCGATGGTGTAGGGTTTAGACTGAAGAGAGATTTCCTGGTGTGAGCGAGTTGTTTGCATGATATCAAAGTTTACTTACATCAACATCAATGAGTATCGATATAAGGTTGAATAATTAATGCGAGCGCTCCTACAATTACGAATGCCAATATTACCCAAAATAGCATTAAGTTTAGTTTCATAATGTTTTATCTCCAAGGTGTTTATAATTTTTGAGGAGCGAAAATTTACAATATTCTGATGCTATGAATGTAAATGAGTGTTTTTCTTCTTTCTAGAGAAGGGTTTATTTATAAAGAAAAATTTTCATATATATATCATACTTTTGGTAGTAGCTAAAGTTTTTTCGTAACTTTGATTAAAATTAAAGCTGTGACCAAGATTATGTTTGAAAAAGCGAACACAAATGAACACCGATGCACACAGATGTATTGGGCGTTGGCGGTCTAGTGGTATGGTATTTATCGGTGTTCATTTGTGTTTGTCTGTGTTCGTTTTTTTCTCCACTAAATTTGCTCACAAACCGCGATATTTTTGATGAATCTAACACCGTGCAAGGCGATGCACACCGATGGACACTGATGATTTTTCGTTTGTATTTATGTCATGAGATGGTGTAATTGATAGTCATGGTTATTACTAGTAGTTAGGAAGTACTAATTATGAGTTATTTCTGGCACTCTTTCGTTTGTGCTTTGATTTTTTGCTGAATTTTTGGTGGAATACCTAATCTAGAATTGGCATAAATTCTGTCAAATTCTCTTAGGTAATGAGCGGCAACTATGGGATTTTCGATTACTAAAAGTGTCTCATCATTACTGTTATTACCTGCTTTTGTCCAGTTGTGAGAACCAGTAATTACTGTTTTATGATCTATAACGGCAAATTTGTGATGCAATAAATCACCTTTGGCTAAAACAGGTACGCCTACAGTAGTGATGGGATTTTTCCAAGGATGATTATCGACTTGATTTTGACATTTTGTAGTGAGAGCTACCCCCATCATATCTAATGCTTCACTGTAGGGACGATAGGCAAAACCCGATTCAATTAAGGCGCGAATTTTCACATTATCGTTGTGGCGCATCTCGAGTATGTTTGCCAAACGCTGTTCAGAAAATACAAATAAAGCCATATCTATAGATTTATTTGCTGAATTTAAGGTACTACCTATTAAACCATTACTGCTATAATTCCAAGGCTGTGTGGGAGAGTTCGGTGAAAATTTGACTGTGATTTGATTATCGCCTAAGATAATTTGATGAGAATTTTGTAGAGGTTTTTGCAAACCAAATTTACTGTCAAGCTTACCGCCCACTCCGTCACCCCACATCAGGTTAAATTCTTTGGTAAATAAATCTGCTATTTCGGGACTGTCAATTTTTAATAAATTATTAGCATTACCCAAGCTGTTAGTATTAGTAAAATCACCGTGGATATCACTCATGGTAAAGTTAGCAGAGGTGACGACCACAAAACGATTGTCTACAACTACAAATTTATGATGCATCAAGCTGCTACCCTGAGAACCATCGCTGGTGTCATTTATCAAAGGTATTTTGGCTTGCTTTAAAATTACTAATGCATCTGTCTGAGTAATTTCTTCTTGGCTCAGGTTTCCATCTTGGTTACTATCTGCAAATAACCTATATTCTTGATAGCGTTCTTGTTCTCTTTTATCTAATTTCTTCACCTCGTTAGCAGTAAAACTACTCCAAGGACGACTATAATTATTTTCTAAAATTACTCTAACTTTTATGCCTGCTTTTTGCTTGTCTACAAGTGCCTGTGCTATTTTAGGTAAACGTAATTCTTGCACTGCCACATCAATTGTTGATTTTGCTTGGGAGATAGTCTCAACAATTAATTGTTCTAAATCATCTCCCTGATGAGCTTGGTGACGATAAGGTTCTAAGTATTCGGAAGACTGAGAATGGTTAAAGTAAACTTGTACAAATGGATCTTGCGGTAGTGGTTTTAACCGCTGATTGTCAAACTTGGCTCGTTGACAAGCGCTGAAAGTTAGTATTACTAAAAATATAGAAGAAAAACGCCATTGGGTAGAGAAAAAAGACACAGTGGTTTGATAAAAGTTACTTGGTTGGACAAATTTATCATTCCCATGATGTAAGGTTATTAAACGCATAGGAGAGTAAATATAATGCCCCTGATTGTCAAAAATAGAAAAATTAACTGTATTAGCTGAAAATAGAGACAGCCCGTTGCCCAGTGTATTGACTAGAGAGTCTATGCAAATTTATTTAGATTACAGTGCTACTACTCCTACTCGCCCAGAAGCGATCGCAGCAATGCAAACAGTCCTCACTCAACAGTGGGGTAATCCCTCTAGTTTGCATGAATGGGGACAACGGGCAGCAACTGTACTAGAACAAGCTAGGCTGCAGGTAGCCGCACTCATCAATGCACCTGCGGAATCAATTATTTTTACTTCTGGTGGTACAGAAGCAGATAATTTAGCAATTATGGGTGTTGCCCGTTTGTATAGCAAACCCCAACATCTAATTATTTCCAATGTGGAACATTCCGCTATTTCTGAACCGGCACGGTTATTAGAACAGTGGGGTTGGCAAGTGACTCGCCTCCCTATTGATAGCCAAGGTAGAGTTAACCCCTTGGATTTAAAAGCAGCATTGCAAGACAACACTATATTAGTGTCAGTAATTTATGGACAAAGTGAAGTGGGTACAGTCCAGCCAATTGCCGAATTGGGAAATATTACCCACAGCGCTGGCGTCTTGTTTCATACAGATGCAGTCCAAGTCGTAGGACGCTTACCCATTGATGTGCAAAATTTGCCTGTGGATTTACTGAGTCTTTCTAGCCATAAAATTTACGGACCGCAAGGTACAGGGGCGTTGTATGTGCGTCCAGACTTAGAATTGGTTCCCTTGCTGGGTGGCGGAGGACAAGAGAAGCGATCGCGTTCCGGAACACAAGCAGTACCCGCGATCGCTGGGTTTGGTGTCGCCGCCGAATTAGCAGCCCAAGAAATGGCGATCGAAACACCCAGGTTGATGCAGTTGCGCGATCGCCTGTTTTCGCAGTTAATAGACATCCCCGGATTAATACCTACAGGTGATTTAGTTCATCGTTTACCCCACCATGTCAGCTTTTGTTTAGAACACGCCGATGGTGAAAAAGTCAGTGGTAGAACTTTAGTACGAGAATTAAACCGCGCTGGGATTGGAGTTAGTGCTGGGGCTGCTTGTAATAGTGGTAAACTCAGCCCTAGCCCAATTTTGTTAGCAATGGGT
Above is a genomic segment from Fischerella sp. JS2 containing:
- a CDS encoding ChaB family protein, which gives rise to MTDINVNQSENTNNNVEESPESIKNNNAGILTEEIKGELPQEAQQIFAAAFKAAQSDGMSEEGARQVAWNSVKNQYEKGSDGKWHAKGEVTAQHYKAVTSGGN
- a CDS encoding cysteine desulfurase family protein, with the translated sequence MQIYLDYSATTPTRPEAIAAMQTVLTQQWGNPSSLHEWGQRAATVLEQARLQVAALINAPAESIIFTSGGTEADNLAIMGVARLYSKPQHLIISNVEHSAISEPARLLEQWGWQVTRLPIDSQGRVNPLDLKAALQDNTILVSVIYGQSEVGTVQPIAELGNITHSAGVLFHTDAVQVVGRLPIDVQNLPVDLLSLSSHKIYGPQGTGALYVRPDLELVPLLGGGGQEKRSRSGTQAVPAIAGFGVAAELAAQEMAIETPRLMQLRDRLFSQLIDIPGLIPTGDLVHRLPHHVSFCLEHADGEKVSGRTLVRELNRAGIGVSAGAACNSGKLSPSPILLAMGYSEKAAFASVRMTLGRDTTAADVDWVAMVFKQVLQRLSPVELVVIS
- a CDS encoding NAD(P)/FAD-dependent oxidoreductase — its product is MSEHKTRICILGGGFGGLYTVLRLSQLPWESLPKPEIVLVDQSDRFVFSPLLYELLTGELQTWEIAPPFTELLTDTGVRFYQAAVSGIDTQQQRVYLQDGPEIGYDRLVLALGGETPLDIVPGATSYAYPFRTIADTYRLEERLRVLEESDSDKIRVAIVGGGYSGVELACKLADRLGSRGRFRLIELTDQILRTSPEFNREAARKALEERGIFIDLETKVEAIAQDTISLEYKGQVDIIPVDLVIWTVGTRVSPVVRNLPFKQNQRGQITTTPTLQVLDHPEIFALGDLAECRDAEGQLVPATAQAAFQQADYVAWNIWASLTRRPLIPFRYQYLGEMMTLGTDNATLTGLGIKLEGSLAYIARRLAYLYRMPTLDHKLKVGFNWLARPIIETLSQ
- a CDS encoding HAD family hydrolase, with translation MERPKVIFLDAVGTLFGVKGSVGEVYSQIAQEFGVEVSAETLNKTFIQSFKAAPPPVFANAQEQDIPQWEFEWWLRIASDTFQKAGVLEKFSDFSAFFSEVYIHFGTAEPWFVYADVLPSLTNWQKMGIELGIISNFDSRIYSVLQALELRDFFSSITISTQAGAAKPDPKIFTIALEKHNCPPTAAWHIGDSIADDYQAAKAAGLRGIWINRQK
- a CDS encoding carotenoid oxygenase family protein, which gives rise to MQTTRSHQEISLQSKPYTIEDWRGGNRSLKQEFAYPIKDVEGEIPTNLNGTLFRNGPGLLDVFGRRLHHPFDGDGMVCAISFSNGRAYFRNRFVRTEAYCAEGLAGRMLYRGVFGTQKPGGWLANAFDLRKKNVANTNVIYWGEKLLALWEASHPYRLDPKTLHTFGIETLDGVLHKNSPFAAHPKIDPGDENREPRLVNFAIKPGPLTTISVYELDLTGKVVQQHDHKIPGFAFIHDFAITPQYCLFFQNPLSFNPLPYILGFRGAAECIKFERDRPTKIWIIPRNPTQEAQVIDTDPCFVFHHANAFEQGNEIIVDSICYESFLAIDHNLNYEEIDFDSRPPGQLWRFHLNLQTSTSHRHLIHQRANEFPFINPASIGKPYHCVYLAAAHQLESDAPQQAIIKVDPEFGEQQFWSAAPKGFVGEPVFVPCTPTKGAEDDGWVLTLVYDATSHCSDVVILDGKNLEKGAIARLHLKHHIPYGLHGSFTSEV
- a CDS encoding phospholipase D-like domain-containing protein — protein: MSFFSTQWRFSSIFLVILTFSACQRAKFDNQRLKPLPQDPFVQVYFNHSQSSEYLEPYRHQAHQGDDLEQLIVETISQAKSTIDVAVQELRLPKIAQALVDKQKAGIKVRVILENNYSRPWSSFTANEVKKLDKREQERYQEYRLFADSNQDGNLSQEEITQTDALVILKQAKIPLINDTSDGSQGSSLMHHKFVVVDNRFVVVTSANFTMSDIHGDFTNTNSLGNANNLLKIDSPEIADLFTKEFNLMWGDGVGGKLDSKFGLQKPLQNSHQIILGDNQITVKFSPNSPTQPWNYSSNGLIGSTLNSANKSIDMALFVFSEQRLANILEMRHNDNVKIRALIESGFAYRPYSEALDMMGVALTTKCQNQVDNHPWKNPITTVGVPVLAKGDLLHHKFAVIDHKTVITGSHNWTKAGNNSNDETLLVIENPIVAAHYLREFDRIYANSRLGIPPKIQQKIKAQTKECQK
- a CDS encoding DUF2834 domain-containing protein — its product is MAVRKIILAIIWLGFTAYTIWLAPLDQPDTLPLVVKLLTFQYGQLNAIIPTIFWLMGVWPMIYGCLMFADGRMQNLRAWPYFIGANFTGVICLLPYLILRKPHQEFDGQKDKSLDFFDRRSTGIFLLVTTISLLIYAIIAGNWQDYIYQFQTVHFVHLISLDFCLMCLTFPLTDLFDDDMARRGIKDTRIFRMVALLPLFGSLLYICLRPPLQSNLSSLLQLI